One window from the genome of Populus alba chromosome 15, ASM523922v2, whole genome shotgun sequence encodes:
- the LOC118046145 gene encoding acidic endochitinase: protein MACQAKAITLLLSILAVSLFKPSNGAGIAIYWGQNGNEGSLADTCNSGNYQFVNVAFLSSFGNGQSPVLNLAGHCDPNAGTCTGISNDIRSCQNQGIKVLLSIGGGAGSYSLSSADDAGQVANYIWNNFLGGQSSSRPLGDAILDGVDFDIESGSGQFWDDLARALNGFSQQRKVYLAAAPQCIFPDANLDTAIKTGLFDYVWVQFYNNPPCQYVNDATGLLSAWNQWTTVQSNQIFLGLPAAPEAAPSGGFIPADVLISQVLPSIKGSPKYGGVMLWSKQYDNGYSAAIKGSV, encoded by the coding sequence ATGGCTTGCCAAGCAAAAGCTATCACCCTTCTTCTATCCATCTTAGCTGTCTCCTTATTCAAACCCTCAAATGGTGCAGGCATCGCCATCTACTGGGGTCAAAATGGCAATGAAGGCAGCTTAGCTGATACTTGTAACTCAGGAAACTACCAATTTGTGAACGTAGCTTTCCTATCTAGTTTCGGCAATGGCCAATCTCCGGTGCTGAACCTAGCAGGCCATTGTGACCCCAACGCCGGTACTTGCACCGGCATAAGCAATGACATTAGATCTTGTCAAAATCAAGGAATCAAGGTGCTACTTTCCATTGGAGGTGGTGCAGGCAGCTACTCCCTTTCATCGGCCGACGATGCAGGGCAAGTTGCAAACTATATCTGGAATAACTTCCTTGGTGGCCAGTCCAGCTCACGTCCGCTAGGCGATGCCATCTTAGACGGGGTTGATTTTGACATCGAGTCAGGTTCAGGCCAGTTCTGGGATGATCTTGCTAGGGCACTTAATGGCTTTAGCCAACAAAGGAAGGTATACTTGGCTGCAGCTCCACAATGCATCTTCCCTGATGCTAATCTAGACACTGCAATCAAAACTGGCCTCTTTGATTATGTGTGGGTTCAATTCTATAACAATCCTCCATGTCAATACGTAAATGATGCTACCGGTCTCTTGAGTGCATGGAACCAATGGACCACAGTTCAATCCAATCAAATATTCCTGGGACTGCCTGCTGCTCCGGAGGCAGCCCCCAGTGGTGGATTCATCCCTGCTGATGTGCTCATTTCTCAGGTCCTTCCATCTATCAAGGGTTCACCAAAGTATGGAGGCGTTATGCTCTGGAGCAAGCAGTATGACAATGGGTATAGTGCAGCTATAAAGGGCAGTGTCTAG